The Clostridium sp. DL-VIII DNA window TCGTCGTGTAATTGCAGCATTGTCTTCTCATTAGCTTCATCAAAATCTCGATCTATTATTTTTGTTAACGTGTTCCGTAAAACGCCCATGTCACCATTAACATCTTCCCAATCCTTGAGTTTCGGAATTGTCTCACCATTTATTTTATTAGTTATATTGTACATTTTGTTAGTATTGGAATAACCTACTCCACCAATTGCCACTGTCGCAATTAATGATATAAACCATATTAGAATTATATTCCGGGTTATTTTTACATTCCTCAACTTTCTAGAACTTATTTTCATATGCATTCCTCCTCCGTGAGTTACTATAATTTAGTTATAGATATGTAACTATTTGATAATCAACAAATACTTGCATATCACAATATATAAAATATATAATAAGTAGTATTAATTAATTTTTCCCCACATATATATTCGTACACTTTAGCCAAAACTTTAATAAAATGCATAATGATTGATTATATGTATTTGCCTTGAATTGTAAACATTTTCTGTAAGTATTCTATCTGTTTTTTCAAAAATGTATTATTTTTTATTACAATTATTTGTTTAAAAATAAAATAGAAGCCAAACAAATAATAACTTGACTTCTACTTCCATACAAATTTAGTTGCGCTTTAATATTCAGTTCTAATAGTCCTAACACCATAGGATATAATAAAATTAATTATAAAGTATGTTCCAGCTATAGTACCAAATAACAAAAATATTTGAGAAGATGATACAAAGCTTCCCATAAGAATCATACCTTTACCCGTAAATTCCTCAATACCTACCGCCCATAAGAAAGACGTGTCTTTTATTACTGTAACTGCCTGTGATAAAAATGTAGGAATGCAGCGCCTAAAGCTCTGTGGCAATATAATATATCTCAATGTTTGAATCTTTGAAAATCCTTGGGAGTAAGCAGCCTCATACTGTCCGCTGCTAACAGAATTCATTCCGCCTCTAAATATTTCTGCCATAACAGCAGAAGTAAACAAAGTAAATGCTAAAATTCCTGAATACATCGGTTTTATTGGAACTAAAAATCTTATAGCTAATATCCATAATAAATTTGGGGTATTTCTAAAAATTTCTATATATATTGTTGCAATTCTACCAAATATACCTTTTGAAAAATTTCTGAGTATTGCTAAGATTGTCCCAAAGATCATACTTAATGCGATTGATATAAGCGCTATAGTTAAAGTCAGTTTTAGTCCTTGTAAAAGGAACATCATGTTAGCATGATTAAATACAGTTGACATTATTATAGCCCCCCTTCTGCTGCCACAACTTGATCTTCTATAGAATTTTGAGTATTAACTACTGCTTTCTTTTTTTCTCTTAATTCTAGCTTTCTTGAAAGCATTGCAAGTGGATAACAAAGTACAAAATAAAGAGCACCAGTCACAACATATGCAGGACCATAATACATATTCGAACTTGACCATGAATCTGCTGTATACATTAAATCTCCCCCTGCAATCATTGCAAGTACAGAAGTGTTTTTTATCAAATTTACTACTTGATTTGCAAGTGGTGGTATTATTATCTTTACTGTTTGAGGCAATATTATATACCTCATAGTTTGAGTATGCGAAAAGCCCTGAGACTTTGCAGCTTCAAACTGTCCTTTTGGTATAGATGTAATACCAGTCCTTACGACCTCTGATATATAAGCTCCATGATATACACCTACTCCAAGTATTCCAACTAAAAACACTGGTAATACAATTTTTACATATGGCAGTCCATTAAATAAAAAGAATATTTGAATAACAAGAGGTGTATTTTGAATTATTTCTACATATACTCTGCTTATTATCTTTAAAGTTCTAATCTTACTTGTAGAAAATATTCCAAAAATAATTCCAAGTATTAGGGCTAGAGTAAGCCCTAATATAGAAACTTCAAGTGTTGTTAAAAATCCCTCAAAAAATATGTTAATGTCTCTTAAAAGTGCCTCCCATTTAAATATAGAAAAAGGTCCATTCATTATTTAATATCCCACTTTGCAATCAATTTATCCAATTCTCCTGAACTCTTCATGTCATCTATTACTTCATTTATAACTTTAGCAAGTTCAGTATTGTCCTTTTTACTTGCAATACCATATTCTTGAGGATCATATCTATCATCTAATATTACTGTTGAATCATCAACGTATCCATTTAAAATAGATGCATCAACTGCGAAACAATCAACTCTGCCTGAATCTAATGCAGCCTTAAGTTCAGGATATCCAGCAAGTTCCGAAAATTTAAGCGTTATACCTTGTTTATCTGCTTCTTTTTGTAGTGCATCTTTAGTTGTTGCACTTTGAGCAACACCAATTGTCTTTCCATTTAAGTCTTTAAGAGATGATGCGCCAAGACTCTTCTTAACAAGTAATCCAACTCCATCCTTTATATAAGGATCTGAAAAATTATAGCTCTTCTTTCTTTCATCAGTTATGGTAAATGTAGCTGCAACCATATCTATTTCTCCATTATCAAGAAGCGGACCTCTTGTCTTCGCTGTAACTCCTTGGAATTCAACCTTATTTTCATCACCTAATATTTTTTTAGCTACTGCTTTTGATATATCAATTTCCAAACCTTCTACTTGTCCAGTTTGAGGATTTTTATACCCATATTTAGGTACATCAACTTTTACTCCAACTTTTAATACACCTCTATCTTTTATAGCTTGTATCTCTTTTGCTTCAGAGCTTCCTGTGCTTGAGCTATTACTGCTTGTTGATGTTGATTGTGCCCCACCGCATCCTGTCATTATAATACAAATACCTAATCCTAATGCTAAAAATATTTTTTTCAATTTCATATTTTTTTCCCCCTATTCATTTATTCTTTATCTTATAACTTTATTTAAAAAGCTTTTTGCCCTATCATTTTTAGGACTTGAGAAAAATTCCTCTGGAACTCCTTCTTCTATTATTTGCCCTCCATCCATAAATACAATTCTATCTGCAACCTGTTTTGCAAAGCCCATTTCATGAGTTACAACAACCATTGTTATATTCTCCTTTGACAATCCAACCAAAACATCTAA harbors:
- a CDS encoding amino acid ABC transporter permease, encoding MSTVFNHANMMFLLQGLKLTLTIALISIALSMIFGTILAILRNFSKGIFGRIATIYIEIFRNTPNLLWILAIRFLVPIKPMYSGILAFTLFTSAVMAEIFRGGMNSVSSGQYEAAYSQGFSKIQTLRYIILPQSFRRCIPTFLSQAVTVIKDTSFLWAVGIEEFTGKGMILMGSFVSSSQIFLLFGTIAGTYFIINFIISYGVRTIRTEY
- a CDS encoding transporter substrate-binding domain-containing protein; its protein translation is MKLKKIFLALGLGICIIMTGCGGAQSTSTSSNSSSTGSSEAKEIQAIKDRGVLKVGVKVDVPKYGYKNPQTGQVEGLEIDISKAVAKKILGDENKVEFQGVTAKTRGPLLDNGEIDMVAATFTITDERKKSYNFSDPYIKDGVGLLVKKSLGASSLKDLNGKTIGVAQSATTKDALQKEADKQGITLKFSELAGYPELKAALDSGRVDCFAVDASILNGYVDDSTVILDDRYDPQEYGIASKKDNTELAKVINEVIDDMKSSGELDKLIAKWDIK
- a CDS encoding amino acid ABC transporter permease, which translates into the protein MNGPFSIFKWEALLRDINIFFEGFLTTLEVSILGLTLALILGIIFGIFSTSKIRTLKIISRVYVEIIQNTPLVIQIFFLFNGLPYVKIVLPVFLVGILGVGVYHGAYISEVVRTGITSIPKGQFEAAKSQGFSHTQTMRYIILPQTVKIIIPPLANQVVNLIKNTSVLAMIAGGDLMYTADSWSSSNMYYGPAYVVTGALYFVLCYPLAMLSRKLELREKKKAVVNTQNSIEDQVVAAEGGL